ACGTCGCCTGCTCCGGCGCCTACACCGGCAACATCCGGATCGGCGGCAGCAAGCAGTACGCGGACGAGCTGGTCCAGAGCGACAACCTCGCGGTCAAGGCCCGCAACACGCGCGTGAAGGTGGTGCTGCTGGTCGCCGGGGCCAACGACGACCTGCAGTTCGGGCCCGTCATCACCGACTGCGTCACCCGCTATCTGACCCTCCAGGGCCCCTGCGAGCCGAAGTACGCCCCCGGCTGGCAGTCCCGCGTCGACGCCCTCGTGCCCAAGGTCGAGCAGACCGTACGGGACCTGCGGACCGTCATGAAGGACGCGGGCTACGCCGACAGTGACTACAAGCTCGTCGTCATGGGCTACCCGAGCCCCATCGGCCCCGACATCGAGGACAACCCGAACTTCCCCGGCAAGCTCCCCGGCGGCTGCGTCGGCTACACCTCCGACTCCGCCTGGGGCCGCAACACCGCCGTCCCCGCCTTCGAGCGCGGCATGCGGCGCGTCGCCAAGAACACCGGCGCGCTCTACCTCGACAACTCCCGTCTCTTCCACGGCCACGAGGTGTGCATGGAGGACACCTGGGCGCGCGGCCTCTACGTCGACCTCGCCAACCCCTTCCCGCCGAACGCGAACTCCGTACGGCAGTCCTTCCACCCCAACGCGCGCGGTCACGGCGCCTTCGCGTCCTGCCTCACCCAGCTCTACCGGTCCGGTCTCCGGGAGGCCGGCTGCGCGGACCCGGCGAGCACGGGGACGCCCGCGCTGTACCCGGGCGGCTGGGACGACGCATACCGGCCACTGAAGAACGCGGCGACGGGCGCGTGCGTGGACGCCTACGGTGCGGCCACGGCCAACGGCACCCAGGTGGGCGGCTGGCCGTGCAGCGGCAGCCGCAACCAGGAGTGGTGGTACGACGCGGGGCAGAAGTCACTGCACTCCGCGCTGACGCACGACCGGTGCGTGGATGTGCCGGGGGGCGCGTATCGGGCGGGTACGGCGCTGGCGTTGTGGAACTGCCACGGTGGTGGAAACCAGCAGTTCGTACGGTCCGCCGAGTCGATCCGCCCGGCGGCGGCGCAGGACCTGTGTCTGACGCTGGGGTCGGCCAAGGACGCTCTGCGTCTGCAGAAGTGTGACGGTGCGGCGAACCAGCGCTTCGCGTAGCCCCACCCCGCCCCTTCCCGAAACCGGGGCTCCGCCCCGGGCCCCGGTCCTCAAACGCCGGACGGGCCGGCATTCAGCCCGTCCGGCGCTCGAGTCCCGCAGGGTTACTGCTGACGCACCGGGATCGCCGTGAACGTCGGCGTCGTCGGGGCCGGGTCGACGAAGAAGTCGTTGCCCTTGTCGTCCACGACGATGAACGCCGGGAAGTCCTCGACCTCGATCTTCCAGACCGCCTCCATGCCGAGCTCCTGGTACTCCAGGACCTCGACCTTCTTGATGCAGTCCTGCGCCAGGCGGGCCGCCGGGCCGCCGATCGAGCCGAGGTAGAAGCCGCCGTGCGCGTCGCACGCGTCGGTGACCTGCTTGGAGCGGTTGCCCTTGGCGAGCATGACCTTGGAGCCGCCCGCCGCCTGGAACTGGTCGACGTAGCTGTCCATGCGGCCGGCCGTGGTCGGGCCGAAGGAGCCGGAGGCGTAGCCCTCGGGGGTCTTGGCCGGGCCCGCGTAGTAGACCGGGTGGTCCTTCAGGTACTGCGGCATCTCCTCGCCCGCGTCCAGCCGCTCCTTGATCTTCGCGTGGGCGATGTCGCGCGCCACGACCAGCGGGCCGGTCAGCGAGAGCCGGGTCTTGACCGGGTACTTCGTCAGCTCGGCGAGGATCTCGTCCATCGGACGGGTCAGGTCGATCTTGACGACCTCGCCGGCCTCGTCCAGGTGCTCGTCCGTGGTCTCGGGCAGGAAGCGCGCCGGGTCGGTCTCCAGCTGCTCCAGGAAGACGCCCTCGGCGGTGATCTTGGCGACCGCCTGGCGGTCGGCCGAGCAGGAGACGGCGATGGCGACGGGCAGCGAGGCGCCGTGGCGCGGCAGCCGGACCACGCGGACGTCGTGGCAGAAGTACTTGCCGCCGAACTGGGCGCCAATGCCGATCTTCTGCGTCAGCTCGAAGACCTTCTCCTCCAGCTCCTTGTCCCGGAAGCCGTGACCGGTGGGGGAGCCCTCGGCGGGCAGCTCGTCGAGGTAGTGCGCGGAGGCGTACTTCGCGGTCTTGAGCGCGAACTCCGCCGACGTGCCGCCGACGACGATCGCCAGGTGGTACGGCGGGCACGCGGCCGTGCCCAGCGAGCGGATCTTCTCCTCCAGGAACTTCATCATGGAGGCCTCGTTGAGGACCGCCTTCGTCTCCTGGTAGAGGAAGGACTTGTTGGCCGAGCCACCGCCCTTGGCCATGAAGAGGAACTTGTACGCGCCGCCGTCGGTCGCGTACAGCTCGATCTGCGCGGGCAGGTTCGAGCCGGTGTTCTTCTCGTCCCACATGGTCAGCGGGGCCATCTGCGAGTACCGCAGGTTGAGCTTGGTGTAGGCGTCGAAGATGCCGTGCGAGAGGGCCTTCTCGTCGCCGCCCTCGGTCAGCACGTTCTGGCCGCGCTTGCCCATGACGATCGCGGTGCCGGTGTCCTGGCACATCGGCAGCACGCCCGCGGCCGCGATGTTCGCGTTCTTCAGCAGGTCGAGCGCGACGAACTTGTCGTTCGGGGACGCCTCGGGGTCGTCGAGGATCCGGCGCAGCTGCGCGAGGTGCGCCGGGCGCAGGTAGTGCGAGATGTCGTGCATCGCCTCGGCGGCCAGCTTCCGCAGCGCCTCCGGCTCGACCTTGAGGAACGTACGGCCGTCGGCCTCGAAGGTGCTCACACCCTCGGCGGTCACCAGACGGTACGGCGTGTCGTCCTCGCCCAGGGGCAGGAGATCCGTATAGGCGAACTCAGACTGGGCAGACATTGCGGCGATTCCTCACTGGGCAGGCAACGGTGGCTGGCATCCTCGACAGCGCCCTCCAGCCTAGGACGCTCCGCCGGTGACCGGTTGGTGAGGTAAGGCTCACTTCGCGGTGCGCGGCGCGGGCCCGCCCTCGTGCGCCCCTGTCGCGACCTATCGCGTGTGGCTAGGGTGGCGGCCGTGGACGAGTCTGCCGAAAAGCCGGTGTCAGTGACCAAGGGCGCCGAGCCCGCCCCCGCGCTGCGCGCCTCCGACGCGGACCGGGACCGGACCGCGGACATCCTGCGCGAGGCGCTGGCGGAGGGGCGGCTCACCGCGGAGGAGCACGCCGAGCGGATCGGCGCGGTGTACCGGGCGAGGACCCACGCCGAGCTGGAGCCGCTGGTGCGCGACCTGCCCAAGGGGCGGCGTCCCGCGCCGGGCGGCCCGCTGCCTTATCCCTACCCCGTCCCGTCGGCCGCCACCGAGAACCTCGTCGCCGTCTTCGGCGGCGCGGCCCGCAAGGGCCGCTGGCGGGTCGGGCCCCGGACGAACGCCTTCGCGCTGTTCGGCGAGGTGGAGATCGACCTGTCCGAGGCGCTCTTCACCCAGCGGGAGATCGTGATCAACGCCACCGCGGTCTTCGGCGGCGTCGACATCAAGGTCCCGGAGAACGTCTCGGTGCGCTCCGCCGGCACCGGCGTCTTCGGCGGTTTCGACGTGCGGACCCACGAGGCCGACGACCCCGACGCGCCGGTCGTGCTGGTCACGGGCTTCGCCCTCTTCGGCGCGGTGGAGGCCAGGGCGCGACGCGGCAGGCGCGTCAGGAACCTCCTCGCGCGCGGCTGATCGCACGACCTGGTCGCGCCGCCCCTGCGTGCCCTGTGACGTGGGGCGACAGGCGTCGGCGGGCGCGCTACGCGGCTTATCGCGTTCCGGTCATGACAACGGTGTGAATAAGAGCGCGCACAGCGGGTAAAGCTTGGTGCATCGTCTCTCGTACGGCTGCGGGTGCGAATGGTCGTGCGCAGTGAGACGGGCAAAGGTGACTCAATCGGCCCAGCAAAGCCGTCGTCAGGAGTAGACCGTGCTGCTACCGCATCAGCCCCGGCAGGAAGCCGCCGTACCGTCTCAGCGGATCGCCGCTCGGGATCAGGCCGGCCCCTGGCATTCGGAGGCGGTGTGCCGCCGGGATGAAGCCGGATTGTTCTTCGCACCATCCAAGGAACCCACGGCCGCGCGCCTGTCACGGGAAGAGGCCGCGAAACGCGTCTGCGCC
The window above is part of the Streptomyces syringium genome. Proteins encoded here:
- a CDS encoding ricin-type beta-trefoil lectin domain protein, with amino-acid sequence MTRRPTLRCTLAAVAAFAAALGGVAATGPAAQAAPRTTASTPLTPELEKVRAAEATKLYGSAAERPLEQRKTSLVSLGDSEISGEGVGTYEPGTNGPDNWCHRSPDAAIHRTAIPADVTYNVACSGAYTGNIRIGGSKQYADELVQSDNLAVKARNTRVKVVLLVAGANDDLQFGPVITDCVTRYLTLQGPCEPKYAPGWQSRVDALVPKVEQTVRDLRTVMKDAGYADSDYKLVVMGYPSPIGPDIEDNPNFPGKLPGGCVGYTSDSAWGRNTAVPAFERGMRRVAKNTGALYLDNSRLFHGHEVCMEDTWARGLYVDLANPFPPNANSVRQSFHPNARGHGAFASCLTQLYRSGLREAGCADPASTGTPALYPGGWDDAYRPLKNAATGACVDAYGAATANGTQVGGWPCSGSRNQEWWYDAGQKSLHSALTHDRCVDVPGGAYRAGTALALWNCHGGGNQQFVRSAESIRPAAAQDLCLTLGSAKDALRLQKCDGAANQRFA
- a CDS encoding fumarate hydratase encodes the protein MSAQSEFAYTDLLPLGEDDTPYRLVTAEGVSTFEADGRTFLKVEPEALRKLAAEAMHDISHYLRPAHLAQLRRILDDPEASPNDKFVALDLLKNANIAAAGVLPMCQDTGTAIVMGKRGQNVLTEGGDEKALSHGIFDAYTKLNLRYSQMAPLTMWDEKNTGSNLPAQIELYATDGGAYKFLFMAKGGGSANKSFLYQETKAVLNEASMMKFLEEKIRSLGTAACPPYHLAIVVGGTSAEFALKTAKYASAHYLDELPAEGSPTGHGFRDKELEEKVFELTQKIGIGAQFGGKYFCHDVRVVRLPRHGASLPVAIAVSCSADRQAVAKITAEGVFLEQLETDPARFLPETTDEHLDEAGEVVKIDLTRPMDEILAELTKYPVKTRLSLTGPLVVARDIAHAKIKERLDAGEEMPQYLKDHPVYYAGPAKTPEGYASGSFGPTTAGRMDSYVDQFQAAGGSKVMLAKGNRSKQVTDACDAHGGFYLGSIGGPAARLAQDCIKKVEVLEYQELGMEAVWKIEVEDFPAFIVVDDKGNDFFVDPAPTTPTFTAIPVRQQ
- a CDS encoding DUF1707 SHOCT-like domain-containing protein, which produces MDESAEKPVSVTKGAEPAPALRASDADRDRTADILREALAEGRLTAEEHAERIGAVYRARTHAELEPLVRDLPKGRRPAPGGPLPYPYPVPSAATENLVAVFGGAARKGRWRVGPRTNAFALFGEVEIDLSEALFTQREIVINATAVFGGVDIKVPENVSVRSAGTGVFGGFDVRTHEADDPDAPVVLVTGFALFGAVEARARRGRRVRNLLARG
- a CDS encoding WhiB family transcriptional regulator — protein: MLLPHQPRQEAAVPSQRIAARDQAGPWHSEAVCRRDEAGLFFAPSKEPTAARLSREEAAKRVCARCPVMVACREHALLQPEPYGVWGGLTAAERRVVLARRRRRDAELQRSARVAAAG